One genomic region from Strix uralensis isolate ZFMK-TIS-50842 chromosome 19, bStrUra1, whole genome shotgun sequence encodes:
- the LOC141952238 gene encoding phosphoribosyl pyrophosphate synthase-associated protein 1-like isoform X2, whose protein sequence is MMMAKEKPPITVVGDVGGRIAIIVDDIIDDVESFVAAAEILKERGAYKIFVMATHGLLSADAPRLIEESSIDEVVVTNTVPHEVQKLQCPKIKTVDISLILSEAVRRIHNGA, encoded by the exons A tgaTGATGGCCAAGGAGAAACCGCCAATAACTGTGGTTGGAGACGTTGGAGGAAGAATTGCCATCATTGTG GATGACATCATCGATGATGTGGAAAGCTTTgtagctgctgcagagatcctgAAAGAGCGTGGAGCCTACAAGATTTTTGTGATGGCTACTCACGGGCTCCTGTCAGCAGATGCCCCCCGTCTCATAGAGGAATCCTCCATCGATGAG GTGGTAGTAACCAACACAGTTCCTCACGAGGTGCAGAAGCTGCAGTGCCCCAAGATAAAGACTGTGGATATCAGTTTGATTCTCTCTGAAGCCGTCCGACGAATCCACAATG GAGCGTGA
- the LOC141952238 gene encoding phosphoribosyl pyrophosphate synthase-associated protein 1-like isoform X1, with product MMMAKEKPPITVVGDVGGRIAIIVDDIIDDVESFVAAAEILKERGAYKIFVMATHGLLSADAPRLIEESSIDEVVVTNTVPHEVQKLQCPKIKTVDISLILSEAVRRIHNGESMAYLFRNITVDD from the exons A tgaTGATGGCCAAGGAGAAACCGCCAATAACTGTGGTTGGAGACGTTGGAGGAAGAATTGCCATCATTGTG GATGACATCATCGATGATGTGGAAAGCTTTgtagctgctgcagagatcctgAAAGAGCGTGGAGCCTACAAGATTTTTGTGATGGCTACTCACGGGCTCCTGTCAGCAGATGCCCCCCGTCTCATAGAGGAATCCTCCATCGATGAG GTGGTAGTAACCAACACAGTTCCTCACGAGGTGCAGAAGCTGCAGTGCCCCAAGATAAAGACTGTGGATATCAGTTTGATTCTCTCTGAAGCCGTCCGACGAATCCACAATGGCGAGTCCATGGCCTATCTCTTCCGCAACATCACTGTCGATGACTAG